One genomic region from Glaciimonas sp. PAMC28666 encodes:
- the tatB gene encoding Sec-independent protein translocase protein TatB, whose amino-acid sequence MIDIGLTKLAVIGVVALVVIGPEKLPTVARMAGSLFGRAQRYINEVKSEVSREIELEELRKMHKDVQEAASGFENSISRTVSDTKDSIHAAWDDNLTDTPVMSGNVEQLARKAKNFRKKKLAKNSAIPGWYKSQNGRRARVTSGAARVAKYRPADRTKSGSSFYA is encoded by the coding sequence ATGATTGATATTGGCCTCACGAAACTTGCAGTAATTGGCGTCGTTGCACTGGTTGTTATCGGACCGGAAAAATTGCCAACCGTAGCGCGCATGGCGGGCTCGTTGTTCGGGCGCGCCCAACGTTATATCAACGAGGTCAAATCAGAAGTCAGCCGTGAGATCGAACTCGAAGAACTGCGCAAGATGCACAAAGACGTGCAGGAAGCAGCCAGTGGCTTTGAGAACAGTATCTCGCGTACGGTGTCGGACACCAAAGATTCGATCCATGCTGCATGGGATGACAACCTGACCGACACGCCGGTAATGTCTGGCAATGTCGAACAACTTGCACGCAAAGCAAAAAATTTCCGCAAGAAAAAGCTGGCAAAAAATAGCGCCATTCCCGGATGGTACAAAAGCCAAAATGGTCGTAGAGCACGGGTGACCTCCGGCGCTGCCCGAGTTGCAAAATATCGCCCAGCCGATCGGACCAAAAGCGGCTCCTCGTTTTACGCATGA
- the tatA gene encoding Sec-independent protein translocase subunit TatA: MGSFSIWHWLIVLVIVMLVFGTKKIGNMGADLGKAVKGFKDGVKGEEEKEADAQAQAVKPTIDVTAKEQDKTGR, translated from the coding sequence ATGGGTTCGTTCAGTATTTGGCACTGGTTAATAGTGCTGGTTATCGTGATGTTGGTCTTCGGCACCAAAAAAATCGGCAATATGGGCGCTGACCTTGGCAAAGCCGTTAAAGGTTTTAAAGACGGCGTTAAAGGCGAAGAAGAGAAAGAAGCCGATGCGCAAGCGCAAGCTGTCAAGCCGACCATCGACGTCACAGCCAAGGAACAGGATAAAACCGGTCGCTAA
- a CDS encoding histidine triad nucleotide-binding protein, translating to MDNCIFCKIASKQISSELIYEDDDVVAFPDHNPAAPVHFLIIPKQHISTLADCSEQHAALLGKMMLLVPRLAQQQGCGYQVDADGQASGGFKTLFNTGPAGGQEVYHLHVHVIGGPRPWKGQH from the coding sequence TTGGACAACTGTATTTTTTGCAAGATCGCTTCTAAACAGATATCATCCGAGCTGATTTACGAGGATGACGACGTCGTGGCGTTCCCCGACCACAATCCTGCAGCGCCGGTGCATTTTTTGATTATTCCGAAGCAACATATTTCTACCCTGGCAGACTGCAGCGAGCAGCACGCCGCGTTGCTGGGTAAAATGATGTTATTGGTGCCACGCCTGGCCCAGCAGCAAGGTTGCGGTTACCAGGTGGACGCTGACGGCCAAGCCAGCGGTGGCTTCAAGACTTTGTTCAATACCGGTCCTGCTGGCGGCCAGGAGGTATACCATTTACATGTGCATGTGATTGGTGGTCCGCGCCCATGGAAGGGGCAGCATTAG
- a CDS encoding phosphoribosyl-ATP diphosphatase, protein MSETLKRLAEIIESRKLVNGGDPEKSYVARLFSKGDDAILKKIGEEATETVMAAKDARVDGDKSHVLYECADLWFHSLIMLAQFDLTPQDVLNELARREGLSGIEEKANRKLVAREADEKPGPKE, encoded by the coding sequence ATGAGCGAAACGTTAAAACGCCTGGCCGAAATAATTGAATCGCGGAAGTTGGTCAACGGCGGAGATCCTGAAAAGTCGTATGTTGCGCGGCTGTTTTCCAAGGGCGACGACGCAATTTTAAAAAAAATCGGGGAAGAAGCGACCGAAACCGTGATGGCGGCCAAAGACGCACGGGTGGACGGCGATAAATCGCATGTGCTGTATGAATGCGCTGATCTGTGGTTTCATTCGTTAATCATGCTGGCGCAGTTTGACTTGACCCCGCAGGACGTGCTGAATGAACTGGCGCGCCGTGAGGGATTATCCGGGATCGAAGAAAAGGCCAATCGGAAACTGGTCGCACGCGAAGCCGATGAGAAGCCGGGGCCAAAAGAATAA
- the hisI gene encoding phosphoribosyl-AMP cyclohydrolase → MSATWLNKVRWDESGLVPVIAQEVGSGDVLMFAWMNREALAKTVALGEAVYWSRSRKKLWHKGEESGHVQKVHEIRLDCDEDVILLRVEQAGSIACHTGRHSCFFQKFEGSEKSGLWNAVEPVLKDPETMYKHKSSS, encoded by the coding sequence ATGAGCGCAACCTGGTTAAATAAAGTGCGATGGGACGAGAGTGGTCTGGTCCCGGTGATTGCCCAAGAAGTGGGATCAGGCGATGTGCTGATGTTCGCCTGGATGAACCGCGAGGCGCTCGCAAAAACGGTCGCACTGGGTGAAGCTGTGTATTGGAGCCGTTCGCGCAAAAAACTCTGGCATAAAGGCGAAGAGTCCGGTCACGTGCAAAAAGTGCACGAGATCCGCCTTGATTGCGATGAAGACGTGATCTTGTTGAGAGTCGAACAGGCTGGCAGTATCGCGTGCCACACCGGACGCCATTCCTGTTTCTTTCAAAAATTTGAAGGCTCGGAAAAGTCGGGACTCTGGAATGCGGTAGAGCCGGTGCTGAAAGATCCTGAGACGATGTACAAACATAAGTCATCATCATGA
- the hisF gene encoding imidazole glycerol phosphate synthase subunit HisF, with protein MTLAKRIIPCLDVTNGRVVKGVNFTELRDAGDPVEIARRYDEQGADELTFLDITASSDNRDLILDIIEAVASQVFIPLTVGGGVRVVSDVRRLLNAGADKVSINTSAITNPQLVADAASKYGSQCIVVAIDAKQTAPGKWEVFTHGGRIATGLDAIEWAQKMELLGAGEILLTSMDRDGTKSGFDLALTSSVSNAVRIPVIASGGVGGLQDLADGIKIGRADAVLAASIFHYGQHTVQEAKRFMAAQQIPMRLA; from the coding sequence ATGACGCTCGCTAAACGCATCATTCCTTGCCTTGATGTCACCAATGGGCGCGTCGTCAAGGGCGTCAATTTCACCGAGCTACGCGATGCCGGCGATCCTGTCGAAATTGCGCGTCGTTATGATGAGCAGGGTGCGGACGAGCTTACCTTTCTGGATATTACGGCGTCCTCGGACAATCGGGATCTGATTCTTGACATCATCGAAGCGGTAGCGTCGCAGGTCTTTATTCCATTAACCGTCGGCGGCGGTGTGCGTGTCGTGTCCGATGTGCGGCGTTTGTTAAACGCGGGCGCAGATAAAGTTAGTATTAATACTTCTGCCATCACCAACCCGCAGTTAGTCGCAGACGCCGCCAGCAAATACGGTTCGCAATGTATCGTCGTTGCCATCGACGCGAAGCAGACAGCGCCCGGAAAATGGGAAGTCTTTACCCACGGCGGCCGCATCGCTACCGGACTGGACGCGATTGAGTGGGCGCAGAAGATGGAGCTGCTTGGTGCCGGGGAAATCCTGCTGACCAGCATGGATCGGGATGGGACCAAGTCCGGATTCGATCTGGCGCTCACCAGCAGCGTTTCCAACGCGGTAAGAATACCGGTGATTGCATCCGGTGGCGTCGGCGGTCTGCAGGATCTGGCCGACGGCATCAAGATCGGTCGTGCCGATGCGGTATTGGCGGCAAGTATTTTTCATTATGGGCAGCATACTGTGCAGGAAGCGAAGCGCTTTATGGCCGCACAACAAATCCCAATGAGGCTGGCATGA
- the hisA gene encoding 1-(5-phosphoribosyl)-5-[(5-phosphoribosylamino)methylideneamino]imidazole-4-carboxamide isomerase, whose amino-acid sequence MLLIPAIDLKDGHCVRLKQGDMNQATVFSDDPGKMALHWLEQGARRLHLVDLNGAFAGKPKNESAVKSIIKSVREFALAHGIDEIPVQLGGGIRDLDTIERYLDDGLSFIIIGTAAVKNPGFLHDACSAFPGQIIVGLDARDGKVATDGWSKLSGHEVIDLAKKFEDYGCNSIIYTDIGRDGMMGGVNIEATVKLAQSMSIPVIASGGVHNIHDVEALCAVQDEGIEGVICGRSIYEGTLDLSSAQERADELTEFAGDDSLPEQPDADQP is encoded by the coding sequence ATGCTGCTGATACCTGCCATCGACCTGAAAGACGGTCACTGTGTACGCCTGAAACAAGGTGACATGAACCAAGCCACTGTATTCTCCGATGATCCCGGCAAAATGGCGCTGCATTGGCTGGAGCAAGGCGCGCGCCGTCTGCATCTGGTTGATTTGAACGGCGCTTTTGCTGGAAAACCGAAGAATGAGTCGGCGGTAAAATCAATTATCAAATCGGTTCGCGAGTTCGCGTTAGCCCACGGCATCGATGAAATTCCGGTGCAATTGGGTGGCGGTATCCGCGATCTCGACACCATTGAGCGTTACCTGGATGACGGCTTAAGTTTTATCATTATCGGTACTGCTGCCGTGAAAAATCCCGGCTTTTTGCACGATGCGTGTAGCGCTTTTCCAGGGCAAATTATTGTTGGCCTGGACGCCCGCGATGGCAAAGTTGCGACCGACGGCTGGAGCAAATTGTCGGGCCATGAAGTCATCGATCTCGCGAAGAAATTCGAAGACTATGGTTGCAACTCCATCATCTACACCGATATTGGTCGTGACGGCATGATGGGCGGCGTCAATATCGAGGCCACGGTGAAACTGGCGCAAAGTATGTCAATTCCGGTGATTGCCTCAGGTGGCGTACACAACATCCATGATGTAGAGGCTCTGTGTGCCGTTCAGGACGAAGGTATTGAAGGTGTCATTTGCGGTCGTTCCATTTATGAAGGCACGCTTGATCTGTCAAGCGCGCAAGAACGTGCTGACGAACTGACGGAGTTCGCTGGCGATGACAGCTTGCCGGAGCAGCCGGACGCTGACCAACCATGA
- the hisH gene encoding imidazole glycerol phosphate synthase subunit HisH, with protein sequence MKKIVIVDYGVGNLRSVAQALRQVAPEANVLISGEVADIQSADRIVLPGQGAMADCMRSLRESGVQEAVLEAARNKPLLGVCIGEQMLFDWSEEGDTPGLALLPGKVVRFRLDQALQEDGSRFKVPQMGWNRVHQSRSHPLWQDVADDAYFYFVHSFYAVPADPTHTVGQTNYGAPFSCAVARDNIFATQFHPEKSASAGLQVYKNFVHWNP encoded by the coding sequence ATGAAAAAAATTGTTATAGTTGATTATGGCGTCGGCAATTTGCGCTCCGTGGCGCAAGCATTACGTCAGGTAGCACCTGAGGCTAACGTCCTTATTTCCGGTGAAGTTGCCGATATTCAATCGGCCGACCGCATCGTGTTGCCAGGACAAGGCGCGATGGCGGATTGCATGCGTAGTCTGCGTGAATCCGGGGTGCAGGAAGCAGTGCTCGAAGCGGCGCGCAACAAACCGCTGTTGGGCGTGTGCATCGGTGAGCAGATGTTGTTTGACTGGAGCGAAGAGGGTGACACACCGGGGTTGGCATTGTTGCCCGGCAAGGTGGTTCGTTTCCGCCTGGATCAAGCGTTACAAGAAGATGGTTCGCGTTTCAAGGTCCCACAGATGGGATGGAACCGGGTGCATCAGTCACGGTCTCATCCGCTATGGCAGGATGTCGCAGACGACGCCTATTTCTATTTTGTGCATAGTTTCTATGCTGTTCCTGCCGATCCGACACACACGGTTGGTCAGACCAATTACGGCGCGCCGTTCAGTTGCGCGGTGGCGCGTGATAATATTTTTGCGACGCAGTTCCATCCGGAAAAAAGTGCTTCCGCAGGCCTGCAAGTGTATAAAAATTTCGTCCACTGGAATCCATAG
- the hisB gene encoding imidazoleglycerol-phosphate dehydratase HisB, which yields MSTARTAAITRNTNETQIRVAINLDGTGQQKLNTGVPFLDHMLDQIVRHGLIDIEVEAVGDLHIDNHHTVEDVGITLGQAFAKAIGDKKGIRRYGHAYVPLDEALSRVVIDFSGRPGLEFHVPFKRAMIGSFDVDLTHEFFQGFVNHALVSLHIDNLRGDNAHHQCETVFKAFGRALRMATELDPRSAGTIPSTKGSL from the coding sequence ATGTCTACCGCCCGTACTGCAGCGATTACCCGCAACACCAATGAGACGCAGATTCGCGTCGCTATCAATCTTGACGGTACCGGTCAGCAAAAGCTGAACACCGGCGTGCCCTTTCTCGACCATATGCTGGATCAGATTGTGCGGCATGGTTTGATTGATATTGAAGTCGAAGCGGTCGGTGACCTGCATATCGATAATCATCACACGGTAGAAGATGTCGGCATTACCTTAGGGCAAGCTTTTGCCAAGGCGATAGGCGACAAAAAGGGCATTCGTCGTTATGGACATGCCTATGTGCCGTTAGACGAAGCCCTGTCACGGGTCGTGATCGATTTCTCCGGTCGTCCGGGTCTGGAATTCCATGTGCCATTCAAGCGCGCAATGATCGGATCGTTTGACGTTGACCTGACGCACGAATTTTTCCAGGGCTTTGTCAATCACGCGCTGGTCTCGCTGCATATAGACAACCTGCGGGGCGATAACGCGCACCATCAATGCGAAACCGTGTTCAAGGCTTTTGGTCGTGCGTTACGCATGGCAACCGAACTCGATCCGCGCTCGGCTGGTACGATTCCATCGACAAAGGGTAGCCTGTAA
- a CDS encoding site-specific DNA-methyltransferase, translating into MLSWQNKIFGEDALQGMARIPDGSVDLLLADPPYGLGKDYGNDSDKLDTVAYLRWTEEWIDAALPKLKPNGSLYIFLTWRYSPEIFVMLKQRMTMLNEIIWDRRVPSMGGGTRRYSSVHDTVGFFVRGKDHYFDLDAIRIPYDVETKKARSRSIFVGAKWLELGYNPKDVWSVSRLHREHREREDHPTQKPLEIVERMIKASCPPGGVVFDPFMGSGTTAVAARRCGRNFVGFELNPDYCVLIEQRLAQLDAQEADVPTAV; encoded by the coding sequence ATGCTGAGCTGGCAAAACAAGATTTTTGGTGAAGATGCCCTTCAGGGCATGGCGCGCATCCCCGATGGTTCGGTGGATTTGCTACTGGCCGACCCGCCTTACGGCTTGGGCAAGGATTATGGCAATGATTCCGACAAGTTGGACACTGTTGCCTACCTGCGCTGGACCGAGGAGTGGATCGATGCGGCACTACCGAAGCTAAAGCCCAACGGCAGCCTGTATATATTCCTTACATGGCGCTATTCACCGGAAATATTTGTCATGTTGAAGCAGCGCATGACCATGCTCAATGAAATTATCTGGGATCGTCGCGTGCCGTCCATGGGTGGCGGCACTCGCCGCTATTCCTCCGTGCATGACACCGTAGGTTTCTTTGTTCGCGGCAAAGATCATTATTTTGACCTCGATGCGATTCGGATTCCGTACGACGTTGAAACCAAAAAAGCCCGCTCGCGTTCGATATTCGTCGGAGCAAAATGGCTAGAGTTGGGCTACAACCCAAAAGATGTCTGGAGCGTCTCACGCCTTCACCGTGAACATCGCGAGCGCGAAGATCATCCTACGCAAAAGCCATTGGAAATCGTCGAACGCATGATCAAGGCTTCCTGTCCGCCCGGCGGCGTTGTATTTGATCCATTTATGGGCAGCGGCACGACTGCCGTAGCGGCCCGGCGTTGCGGCCGCAATTTTGTTGGATTTGAGCTAAATCCCGACTACTGCGTGTTAATTGAGCAGCGTCTGGCCCAACTCGATGCGCAAGAGGCTGACGTCCCGACAGCTGTTTGA
- the hisD gene encoding histidinol dehydrogenase has translation MTLKIRKLNANDANFQAQLSAVLAFDASEDDAIDQSAAQILADVKARGDAAVLDYTKRFDRLAADSMTALEISQDELQAALMQLAPERRAALQTAADRVRAYHERQKQECGSDGFSYTEADGTVLGQKVTPLDRVGIYVPGGKAAYPSSVLMNAIPAKVAGVQEIIMVVPTPDGVKNELVLAAAAIAGVDRVFTIGGAQAVGALAYGTATIPPVDKIVGPGNAYVAAAKRRVFGIVGIDMIAGPSEILVICDGSTDPDWIAMDLFSQAEHDELAQSILLCPDAAYIDRVEASINRLLPEMPRHEIIRTSLTNRGALITVRDMAHACEIANLIAAEHLEISATEPQQWADQIRHAGAMFLGRYSSEALGDYCAGPNHVLPTSRTARFSSPLGVYDFQKRSSMIHISEAGAQTLGKVAAELAYGEGLQAHARSAEYRLKDGVK, from the coding sequence ATGACCCTAAAAATCAGAAAACTGAATGCTAACGATGCCAATTTTCAGGCCCAGCTTTCGGCTGTGCTGGCATTTGATGCAAGCGAAGATGATGCTATCGACCAGTCGGCGGCGCAGATTCTGGCCGACGTCAAGGCACGTGGCGACGCGGCAGTCCTGGATTACACCAAGCGATTTGATCGATTGGCAGCGGACAGTATGACAGCGCTGGAAATCAGCCAGGACGAATTACAGGCCGCATTAATGCAATTGGCACCCGAACGTCGGGCCGCACTGCAAACCGCTGCCGACCGGGTTCGCGCCTATCATGAACGCCAAAAACAAGAGTGCGGATCAGACGGCTTCAGTTACACCGAAGCCGATGGCACCGTATTAGGGCAAAAAGTCACGCCACTGGATCGTGTCGGCATCTACGTTCCGGGCGGCAAGGCAGCCTATCCATCGTCGGTTCTGATGAACGCGATACCAGCCAAAGTCGCTGGCGTACAGGAAATCATCATGGTGGTCCCGACACCCGATGGCGTTAAAAATGAGCTGGTCCTGGCTGCAGCCGCGATTGCCGGGGTTGATCGGGTGTTCACCATCGGCGGCGCGCAAGCGGTCGGCGCGCTGGCATACGGCACCGCGACTATTCCACCGGTTGACAAGATTGTCGGGCCGGGAAATGCGTATGTTGCCGCTGCCAAGCGCCGTGTGTTTGGAATCGTCGGGATTGACATGATCGCCGGGCCTTCCGAGATTTTAGTCATCTGCGACGGGTCAACCGACCCGGACTGGATCGCGATGGATCTGTTTTCGCAAGCGGAACATGATGAATTGGCTCAGTCGATTTTGTTGTGTCCCGATGCCGCTTACATCGACCGGGTCGAAGCCAGCATTAATCGCCTCCTGCCAGAGATGCCGAGGCACGAAATTATCCGCACGTCGCTGACCAATCGCGGCGCGCTGATTACAGTGCGGGACATGGCGCACGCCTGTGAGATTGCTAATTTGATTGCCGCCGAACATTTGGAAATTTCGGCTACGGAGCCGCAGCAATGGGCTGATCAGATCCGCCACGCGGGCGCGATGTTTTTAGGGCGCTATTCATCGGAAGCGCTGGGCGACTACTGCGCCGGGCCGAATCACGTGCTACCAACTTCACGTACAGCACGTTTTTCATCGCCTCTCGGCGTCTATGATTTTCAAAAACGCTCAAGCATGATTCATATCAGCGAAGCCGGCGCACAAACGTTGGGCAAGGTTGCCGCCGAACTAGCGTACGGTGAAGGTCTGCAGGCGCATGCGCGTTCAGCCGAATATCGCCTGAAAGACGGCGTCAAATGA
- the hisG gene encoding ATP phosphoribosyltransferase, whose protein sequence is MSQKLTLALSKGRIFEETLPLLAAAGIVVTENPETSRKLILPTNNPLVNVIIVRASDVPTYVQYGAADFGVAGKDVLLEHGGEGLYQPIDLNIAKCRMSVAVFDGFDYAKAVRQGARLRVATKYLLTARDHFAAKGVHVDLIKLYGSMELAPLVGLADAIVDLVSTGSTLRANHLVEVEHIMEISSRLVVNQAALKLKHEQLQPILEAIQKASARVA, encoded by the coding sequence ATGAGTCAAAAATTAACCCTGGCCTTGTCCAAGGGACGCATCTTTGAAGAAACGCTGCCATTATTGGCGGCCGCGGGCATTGTCGTTACCGAAAACCCGGAAACATCGCGTAAGTTGATCCTGCCTACCAATAACCCATTGGTGAATGTGATCATAGTTCGCGCGTCGGATGTGCCCACCTACGTCCAATACGGTGCCGCTGATTTTGGCGTAGCTGGTAAGGATGTATTGCTGGAACATGGCGGCGAAGGGTTGTATCAGCCGATCGATCTGAATATCGCTAAATGCCGCATGTCGGTGGCCGTATTCGATGGTTTTGATTACGCCAAAGCGGTGCGTCAAGGTGCACGCTTACGCGTCGCCACCAAATATTTACTAACCGCCCGTGATCATTTTGCGGCTAAGGGCGTACACGTCGACCTGATCAAATTGTATGGCTCAATGGAATTAGCGCCACTGGTCGGTTTGGCGGATGCCATCGTCGATCTGGTTAGCACCGGCAGCACGCTCCGCGCCAACCATTTGGTCGAAGTTGAGCATATTATGGAAATATCCTCACGTTTAGTGGTCAATCAGGCTGCCTTGAAATTGAAGCATGAACAACTTCAGCCTATTCTGGAAGCCATTCAGAAAGCATCGGCCAGAGTAGCTTAA
- the murA gene encoding UDP-N-acetylglucosamine 1-carboxyvinyltransferase yields MDKLLIQGGNRLSGEIIISGAKNAALPILCAGLLTSDQLQLSNVPNLHDVSTMLKLLSQIGLKSKQEGHSVLLQGDAITNLEAPYEMVKTMRASILVLGPMLARFGEAKVSLPGGCAIGSRPVDQHIKGLQAMGAEINIEAGYIHAKAKKLKGAHIVTDMITVTGTENLLMAATLADGETILENAAREPEVTDLANLLVAMGARIEGIGTDRLVIQGVERLHGASHAVIPDRIETGTFLCAVAATGGDVLLKNTRSHTLDVALDKLREAGVILTSGDDWIRVQMAARPKAVSFRTTEYPGFPTDMQAQFMAMNLIADGTSHVTETIFENRFMHVQEMSRLGASIDVQGNTAMVRGVDKLFGAPVMATDLRASASLVIAGLVAEGETLIERIYHLDRGYDQMERKLSAVGAKIERVK; encoded by the coding sequence ATGGATAAATTGTTGATTCAAGGCGGTAACCGCCTCTCCGGTGAGATCATTATTTCTGGTGCCAAAAATGCCGCGCTGCCTATTTTGTGCGCCGGCCTGCTGACTTCAGATCAGTTGCAGTTGAGTAACGTGCCGAACCTGCACGACGTCTCGACCATGCTGAAGCTTTTGAGTCAGATCGGATTAAAGAGCAAGCAGGAAGGCCATTCGGTCCTGTTGCAGGGAGATGCGATCACCAATTTGGAAGCGCCGTACGAAATGGTAAAAACCATGCGTGCATCGATTTTGGTATTGGGACCGATGTTAGCCCGCTTTGGCGAGGCCAAGGTGTCGTTGCCGGGCGGATGCGCGATTGGATCGCGGCCGGTCGATCAGCATATCAAGGGCTTGCAAGCCATGGGTGCCGAGATCAACATCGAAGCTGGTTATATTCATGCCAAAGCCAAGAAATTAAAAGGCGCGCATATCGTCACCGATATGATCACCGTTACCGGCACCGAAAATTTGCTGATGGCGGCAACGTTGGCGGATGGCGAAACCATACTTGAAAATGCCGCACGTGAACCGGAAGTCACCGACCTGGCTAATTTGTTGGTCGCCATGGGTGCCAGGATTGAAGGCATCGGAACTGATCGTCTGGTGATTCAAGGCGTGGAGAGATTGCACGGTGCGTCGCATGCCGTGATTCCTGATCGTATTGAAACCGGCACTTTCCTGTGCGCCGTAGCAGCGACAGGTGGCGATGTTCTACTAAAAAATACGCGTAGCCATACGCTCGATGTAGCGCTCGACAAGTTGCGTGAAGCAGGGGTTATTCTGACCTCGGGCGATGACTGGATTCGCGTGCAAATGGCGGCTCGCCCTAAGGCAGTTAGCTTTCGCACCACGGAATATCCGGGATTTCCGACCGACATGCAGGCCCAGTTTATGGCCATGAATCTGATCGCCGATGGCACCAGTCATGTGACAGAAACGATTTTCGAAAACCGCTTCATGCACGTGCAGGAAATGAGTCGACTCGGTGCTTCGATTGATGTTCAGGGCAATACTGCCATGGTCAGAGGTGTCGATAAGCTGTTTGGCGCGCCGGTAATGGCGACCGATCTGCGGGCCTCGGCATCATTAGTGATCGCCGGACTGGTTGCCGAGGGTGAAACGTTGATCGAGCGGATTTATCATCTGGATCGCGGTTACGATCAAATGGAACGCAAATTGTCGGCAGTAGGCGCTAAGATTGAACGCGTGAAGTGA
- a CDS encoding BolA family protein: protein MFPTPELVKSYIAAGLICSHLEVEGDGQHFTAVIVSDAFAGQRLIQRHQIVYAALGDRMREEIHALSMKTMTPEEFQKKSALASDKS, encoded by the coding sequence ATGTTCCCCACACCCGAACTCGTCAAAAGTTACATTGCTGCTGGCCTGATTTGCTCGCACCTCGAAGTCGAGGGCGATGGTCAGCATTTTACGGCGGTGATTGTCTCCGATGCTTTTGCCGGTCAACGTCTGATCCAGCGGCATCAAATCGTATATGCCGCATTGGGCGATCGCATGCGCGAAGAAATTCACGCGTTGTCGATGAAGACCATGACGCCTGAAGAGTTCCAAAAAAAGAGTGCGCTGGCCTCTGATAAAAGTTAG
- a CDS encoding ABC transporter permease, whose translation MIGFQTLFYKEVLRFWKVATQTVGAPILTAMLYLLIFGHALKGHVQVYPGVEYTAFLVPGLVMMSVLQNAFANTSSSLAQSKMTGNLVFVLLPPLSHWELFGAYVLASVVRGVVVGGGVLLITGFFVDLSFVAPWWIVIFAVLGAAFLGTMGLIAGIWADKFDQLAAFQNFLIMPATFLAGVFYSIHSLPPFWQAVSHFNPFFYMIDGFRYGFFGQSDVNPLISLAIIAVFLLVLATTAVQMLKRGYKLRH comes from the coding sequence ATGATTGGTTTTCAAACACTGTTTTATAAAGAAGTATTGCGTTTCTGGAAGGTTGCGACGCAGACTGTTGGTGCCCCAATTCTAACGGCGATGCTCTATTTGCTGATTTTCGGTCACGCTTTAAAGGGGCATGTCCAAGTTTATCCTGGCGTTGAATATACGGCGTTTTTGGTACCAGGCCTGGTAATGATGAGTGTGTTGCAGAATGCTTTCGCCAATACCTCTTCCTCTTTGGCGCAGTCCAAAATGACCGGTAATCTTGTATTCGTCCTGTTGCCACCGTTGTCACACTGGGAATTGTTCGGCGCTTATGTGCTGGCCTCGGTGGTGCGCGGTGTGGTCGTTGGCGGCGGGGTTTTGCTGATTACCGGATTTTTTGTTGATTTATCGTTCGTTGCGCCATGGTGGATTGTTATTTTCGCGGTGTTGGGTGCGGCATTTTTGGGCACAATGGGATTGATCGCAGGCATCTGGGCCGATAAGTTCGACCAGCTTGCAGCGTTTCAAAACTTCCTGATTATGCCGGCAACGTTCCTGGCTGGCGTGTTTTATTCGATACATTCGTTGCCACCATTTTGGCAGGCTGTCTCTCATTTCAATCCGTTCTTTTATATGATTGATGGATTCCGTTACGGATTTTTTGGTCAGTCCGACGTTAATCCGCTGATAAGCCTGGCGATCATCGCGGTATTTCTGCTGGTGCTGGCGACAACCGCAGTACAGATGTTGAAGCGCGGTTACAAATTACGCCACTAA